A section of the Oncorhynchus tshawytscha isolate Ot180627B linkage group LG09, Otsh_v2.0, whole genome shotgun sequence genome encodes:
- the lrrc4ba gene encoding LOW QUALITY PROTEIN: leucine-rich repeat-containing protein 4B (The sequence of the model RefSeq protein was modified relative to this genomic sequence to represent the inferred CDS: inserted 3 bases in 2 codons), translating into MRITTVTCLPCPSPLLLLLVQLLLRLLLYGPEFVEAASPCPTHCSCSNQASRVICTRQSLDGVPESISVNTRYLNLQENSIEVIKSDTFKHLRHLEILQLSKNKISQIEVGAFNGLPNLNTLELFDNRLTLVPSQAFEYLSKLRELWLRNNPIETLPGYAFHRVPSLRRLDLGELKKLDYISDAAFVGLVNLRYLNLGMCGLKDIPNLTALVRLEELELSGNRLEIIRPGSFQGLVSLRKLWLMHSQVKVIERNAFDDLKNLEELNLSHNSLHSLPHDLFTPLHQLERVHLNHNPWVCNCDVLWLSWWLKETVPSNTTCCARCHAPPGLKGRYXGELDQSHFTCYAPVIVEPPTDLNVTEGMAAELKCRTGTTMTSVNWLTPNGTLMTHGSYRVRISVLHDGTLNFTNVTLRDTGQYTCMVTNSAGNTTATAVLNVTAADVGVSYFTTVTVETVEPNEGPTVYAGVMNSHNESYVITPSGHQWRGGLPTTASSLSAWSLSSSRATRPTFTVPITAETGYSGLDDVMKTTKIIIGCFVAITFMAAVMLVVFYKLRKQHQLHKHHGPARAIEIINVEDEIGAGAGGRGSGISGGGTVSRDGGGGGGVGGGQSLRMHHPEMVNLPNLARQEHLNHYYKAHHFNNNMMGLGMGLNNNNNPSLSPCSQNQSTPNSCAQGPTSTSGGTPTGGXCCPPLPLPQLGIHSSLKGLMGKGQNPQIEPLLFKSGSKENVQETQI; encoded by the exons ATGCGCATCACCACGGTGACCTGCcttccctgcccctctcccctcctcctcctattggtcCAGCTGCTACTGCGGCTCCTCCTCTATGGGCCAGAATTTGTAGAGGCCGCCTCCCCCTGCCCCACCCATTGCAGCTGCTCCAATCAGGCCAGTCGAGTCATCTGTACAAGACAGAGTCTGGATGGGGTGCCTGAGAGCATATCAGTCAACACACGATACCTCAACCTGCAGGAGAATTCAATAGAG gTTATCAAGTCAGACACCTTCAAGCACTTGAGGCACCTTGAGATCCTGCAGCTGTCTAAGAACAAAATCAGTCAGATTGAGGTGGGAGCATTCAATGGCCTGCCCAACCTCAATACACTGGAGCTGTTTGACAACCGCCTCACCCTGGTCCCCTCACAGGCCTTCGAGTACCTCAGCAAGCTGCGGGAGCTGTGGTTACGGAACAACCCCATCGAGACGCTGCCGGGCTACGCCTTCCACCGCGTGCCCTCGCTGCGCCGGCTGGACCTGGGAGAGCTCAAGAAGCTGGACTACATCTCAGACGCCGCCTTCGTGGGCCTGGTCAACCTGCGCTACCTGAACCTGGGCATGTGTGGTCTGAAGGACATCCCCAACCTGACGGCCCTGGTGCGTCTGGAGGAGCTGGAGCTGTCTGGGAACCGTCTGGAGATCATCCGGCCTGGCTCCTTCCAGGGCCTGGTGTCGCTCCGTAAGCTGTGGCTCATGCACTCGCAAGTGAAGGTCATTGAGCGCAACGCCTTCGACGACCTGAAGAACCTGGAGGAGCTCAACCTTTCCCACAACTCCCTGCATTCACTGCCCCATGACCTCTTCACCCCGCTGCACCAGCTGGAGCGGGTGCACCTCAACCACAACCCCTGGGTGTGCAACTGTGACGTGCTGTGGCTCAGCTGGTGGCTGAAGGAGACGGTGCCCAGTAACACTACGTGCTGCGCCCGCTGCCACGCTCCCCCCGGCCTGAAGGGCAGGT ATGGGGAGCTGGACCAGAGCCACTTCACCTGCTATGCTCCCGTCATCGTGGAGCCGCCCACCGACCTCAACGTTACCGAGGGCATGGCTGCAGAGCTGAAGTGTCGCACGGGCACCACCATGACCTCGGTCAACTGGCTCACGCCCAACGGCACCCTGATGACCCACGGCTCCTACCGGGTCCGGATCTCCGTGCTGCACGATGGTACGCTCAACTTTACCAACGTCACGCTGAGGGACACGGGTCAGTACACCTGCATGGTGACCAACTCGGCTGGCAACACCACGGCAACCGCCGTGCTTAATGTCACTGCCGCCGACGTTGGCGTCAGCTACTTCACTACTGTCACCGTGGAGACGGTGGAGCCCAACGAGGGCCCGACAGTCTACGCGGGCGTCATGAACAGCCACAACGAGTCATACGTCATTACCCCGTCTGGCCACCAGTGGAGGGGGGGGCTCCCTACCACCGCCTCCTCCCTGTCAGCCTGGTCCTTGTCCTCATCCCGGGCCACCCGGCCCACCTTTACTGTGCCCATCACTGCCGAGACGGGCTATTCTGGCCTTGATGACGTGATGAAGACCACCAAGATCATCATTGGCTGCTTTGTGGCAATTACCTTCATGGCAGCCGTGATGCTGGTGGTCTTCTACAAGCTGAGGAAGCAGCACCAGCTGCACAAGCACCATGGCCCCGCCCGCGCCATCGAGATCATCAACGTGGAGGACGAGATTGGCGCAGGTGCTGGTGGACGTGGCAGCGGCATCTCAGGGGGCGGCACCGTCTCTCGGGATGGAGGCGGagggggaggagtaggaggagggcaGAGCCTGAGGATGCATCACCCAGAGATGGTCAATCTGCCCAACCTGGCCAGACAGGAGCACCTCAACCACTACTACAAGGCCCACCACTTCAACAACAACATGATGGGCCTGGGCATGggcctcaacaacaacaacaacccctccctctccccctgttcccAGAACCAGAGCACCCCCAACTCCTGCGCACAGGGGCCCACCTCCACCAGTGGTGGCACCCCCACAGGTGG TTGCTGCcctcccctgcccctgccccagCTGGGCATCCACAGCTCTCTGAAGGGGCTGATGGGGAAAGGCCAAAACCCTCAGATCGAGCCTCTGCTCTTCAAGAGTGGCTCCAAGGAGAATGTGCAAGAGACTCAgatctga